One genomic window of Streptomonospora nanhaiensis includes the following:
- a CDS encoding pentapeptide repeat-containing protein: protein MAPETPSPSPVRRRWRAMVARVVPRSRGWPWAALAGGAVLGGAGAWPLAAAVWDTLGLTRPPLAPLALTVAGAVLAAAGTAGLARRRAAPLPLAWLIALAWVVAAGVVAALTAGAWLLLDTPAWEPPEVLRPRDLDAVATRAFAIVAGLGAVALLVINYRRQRTTEAENDRAEVAAAREETRLFTERFDTASQKLGSEHAAVRLAGVHALAHLADDAPHDRDELVQMVIDVLCAYLRMPYRPEPGHWPGVAAPEEGAASDGRGAARFEGAGAGPDAEAAGPGDDGPLASSGLREVRHTVIRVIGDRLRADTRWRGKDYDFTGVVFDGGDLHGAVFSGGRVVFNEAVFVGRRMTFNGAVFAGAQVSFNEARFLGRRLSFRGAVFSGGRVTFHEAEFAGRRMAFTRAAFCGGRVSFDRAVFSAGQLSFDGARFSGGLVTFEDTRFSGAEVTFDGAAFSGGQVAFDTSSRTRPDGLLPAVEAADPPGSVLLPAAWRPDGTGTAPAAGTAPLD from the coding sequence ATGGCCCCCGAAACCCCCTCCCCTTCCCCGGTTCGGCGGCGGTGGCGCGCCATGGTCGCGCGGGTGGTGCCGCGCTCGCGCGGGTGGCCGTGGGCCGCGCTCGCGGGCGGTGCGGTGCTGGGCGGTGCGGGGGCGTGGCCGCTGGCCGCGGCGGTGTGGGACACCCTCGGCCTGACCCGTCCGCCCCTGGCGCCGCTGGCGCTGACCGTGGCCGGTGCGGTGCTGGCGGCCGCGGGGACGGCGGGGCTGGCCCGGCGGCGCGCCGCGCCGCTGCCGCTGGCGTGGCTGATCGCCCTGGCCTGGGTGGTGGCCGCCGGGGTGGTGGCGGCGCTGACCGCCGGAGCCTGGCTGCTGCTGGACACGCCCGCCTGGGAGCCGCCCGAGGTGCTGCGCCCGCGTGACCTGGACGCGGTGGCCACCCGCGCTTTCGCCATCGTGGCCGGGCTGGGCGCGGTGGCCCTGCTGGTCATCAACTACCGCCGCCAGCGCACCACCGAAGCCGAGAACGACCGGGCGGAGGTCGCGGCCGCCCGCGAGGAGACCCGGCTGTTCACCGAGCGGTTCGACACCGCCAGCCAGAAGCTGGGCAGCGAGCACGCGGCCGTGCGCCTGGCCGGGGTGCACGCCCTGGCCCATCTCGCCGACGACGCCCCGCACGACAGGGACGAACTGGTGCAGATGGTCATCGACGTGCTGTGCGCCTACCTGCGCATGCCCTACCGGCCCGAACCCGGGCACTGGCCCGGCGTCGCCGCTCCCGAGGAGGGGGCGGCCTCGGATGGGCGCGGCGCCGCCCGTTTCGAGGGCGCCGGTGCCGGGCCCGACGCGGAGGCGGCCGGGCCCGGCGATGACGGCCCCCTCGCCTCCTCGGGCCTGCGCGAGGTCCGCCACACCGTCATCCGCGTCATCGGCGACCGCCTCCGTGCCGACACCCGCTGGCGCGGCAAGGACTACGACTTCACCGGCGTCGTGTTCGACGGCGGCGACCTCCACGGCGCCGTGTTCTCCGGCGGCCGGGTCGTCTTCAACGAGGCCGTCTTCGTGGGCCGCCGGATGACCTTCAACGGCGCGGTGTTCGCGGGCGCCCAGGTCAGCTTCAACGAGGCCCGGTTCCTCGGCCGCCGGCTGTCCTTCCGCGGCGCCGTCTTCTCCGGGGGCCGGGTCACCTTCCACGAGGCCGAGTTCGCGGGCCGCAGGATGGCCTTCACCCGCGCCGCGTTCTGCGGCGGCCGGGTGTCCTTCGACCGCGCGGTGTTCTCCGCCGGCCAGTTGTCCTTCGACGGCGCCCGGTTCTCCGGCGGCCTGGTGACCTTCGAGGACACCCGGTTCTCCGGCGCGGAGGTGACCTTCGACGGCGCCGCGTTCTCCGGAGGCCAGGTGGCCTTCGACACGAGCAGCAGGACGCGTCCCGACGGGCTGCTGCCCGCCGTGGAGGCGGCGGACCCGCCCGGCTCGGTCCTGCTGCCCGCCGCGTGGCGCCCCGACGGCACGGGCACCGCCCCCGCCGCCGGCACCGCCCCGCTCGACTGA
- a CDS encoding DUF1707 SHOCT-like domain-containing protein — translation MPQDPYSPPELRASDADRDRTIDLLRAAVADGRLTPAEFDERVDAAPAARTVAALAPLTADLVAAPGGAGPLAGTPADPAADLLTIKEKHGMVRRAGPWTLPHRLALRTSWSAVLLDLTDAVRTGPELVIEARVTGGDVDLVLAPDMAVDANELAVRYGQVDIGRNPYAGTPAALRVRVVGRLRHGRIGARWQAPQR, via the coding sequence ATGCCGCAGGACCCGTACAGCCCGCCCGAACTGCGGGCCTCCGACGCCGACCGCGACCGGACCATCGACCTGCTGCGCGCCGCCGTCGCCGACGGCCGGCTCACCCCCGCCGAGTTCGACGAGCGGGTGGACGCGGCGCCGGCCGCCCGCACGGTCGCCGCCCTGGCCCCGCTCACCGCCGACCTCGTCGCGGCGCCCGGCGGCGCCGGGCCGCTCGCGGGCACGCCGGCCGATCCGGCCGCCGACCTGCTCACCATCAAGGAGAAGCACGGCATGGTGCGCCGGGCCGGCCCGTGGACGCTGCCGCACCGGCTGGCGCTGCGGACCTCCTGGAGCGCGGTGCTGCTCGACCTCACCGACGCGGTGCGCACCGGCCCCGAACTCGTCATCGAGGCGCGGGTGACCGGCGGCGACGTTGACCTGGTCCTCGCTCCGGACATGGCCGTGGACGCCAACGAACTCGCGGTGCGCTACGGCCAGGTCGACATCGGCCGCAACCCCTACGCCGGCACACCCGCGGCACTGCGCGTGCGCGTGGTGGGCCGCCTGCGGCACGGCCGGATCGGCGCCCGGTGGCAGGCGCCGCAGCGGTGA
- a CDS encoding DUF6875 domain-containing protein, with translation MNTPAGQITAALDWMTTFLITPHPEIGRKGAVCPFVEPAMRGQTLRVEHRRVPAHATVDDIAALVDHMAEVFTTAHWKHPNRVLHALVVVVDGLPPDRTRVLDDAHPLVKPALVRRRLMLGQFHPHCPDTAARNPAFPVSRSPVPLLAMRHMAFHDVLFLHQDRAWFTSYAQAFGHRYRRGTIPDPLFTDLYTQACRRWGIPE, from the coding sequence ATGAACACCCCCGCCGGCCAGATCACCGCCGCCCTGGACTGGATGACCACCTTCCTCATCACCCCCCACCCCGAAATCGGCCGCAAAGGCGCCGTCTGCCCCTTCGTCGAACCCGCCATGCGCGGCCAGACCCTGCGCGTGGAGCACCGCCGCGTCCCCGCCCACGCCACCGTCGACGACATCGCCGCCCTCGTCGACCACATGGCCGAGGTCTTCACCACCGCCCACTGGAAGCACCCCAACCGCGTCCTGCACGCCCTGGTCGTCGTCGTCGACGGCCTGCCCCCCGACCGCACCCGCGTCCTCGACGACGCCCACCCCCTCGTCAAACCCGCCCTGGTCCGCCGCCGCCTCATGCTCGGCCAGTTCCACCCGCACTGCCCCGACACCGCCGCCCGCAACCCCGCCTTCCCCGTCTCCCGCTCCCCCGTCCCCCTCCTGGCCATGCGCCACATGGCCTTCCACGACGTCCTCTTCCTCCACCAGGACCGCGCCTGGTTCACCTCCTACGCCCAAGCCTTCGGCCACCGCTACCGGCGCGGCACCATCCCCGACCCCCTCTTCACCGACCTCTACACCCAGGCCTGCCGCCGCTGGGGAATCCCCGAATAA
- a CDS encoding methyltransferase has translation MAPTQHTSAAADLGLLVPVLFGHAAFQQLNAGCRLGLFDLLNAEGPLSAERISERLDLPPRSCDVLLLGTTALGLTAIDADGYRNGPPVAAAFGAGLWPVLRDIVEFQDRIAYLPAADYAESLRTGRNVGIRHFPGTTEDLYSRLSGVPGLEDLFYRCMHSWSRLSNPVLVAHPAFPQARRVLDVGGGDAVNAVALARAHPGLRVTVMDREGALAAARRTIGAAGLADRIATHAADIFAGVYPHGHDCVLFAHQLVIWSAEQNLALLRTAYEALPPGGAVLVFNAFADDDRTGPLYAALDNVYFSTLPFRDSTLYRWEECEGWLREAGFTDVRRTAGTGWTPHGVVSGRRPEH, from the coding sequence ATGGCGCCCACACAGCACACCTCCGCCGCCGCAGATCTCGGTCTCCTTGTGCCGGTGCTCTTCGGGCACGCCGCGTTCCAGCAGCTCAACGCCGGCTGCCGCCTCGGCCTGTTCGACCTGCTCAACGCCGAGGGCCCGCTCTCGGCGGAACGGATCTCCGAACGCCTCGACCTGCCGCCGCGCTCCTGCGACGTCCTCCTGCTGGGCACCACCGCGCTGGGCCTGACCGCGATCGACGCGGACGGCTACCGCAACGGCCCGCCGGTGGCCGCCGCCTTCGGCGCGGGCCTGTGGCCTGTCCTGCGCGACATCGTGGAGTTCCAGGACCGCATCGCCTACCTGCCCGCCGCCGACTACGCGGAGTCCCTGCGCACCGGCCGCAACGTCGGCATCCGCCACTTCCCCGGCACCACCGAGGACCTGTACTCGCGGCTGTCGGGGGTCCCGGGCCTGGAGGACCTGTTCTACCGGTGCATGCACTCCTGGTCGCGGCTGTCCAACCCCGTCCTGGTCGCACACCCAGCGTTCCCGCAGGCACGGCGGGTGCTGGACGTGGGCGGCGGCGACGCGGTCAACGCGGTCGCCCTGGCCCGGGCCCACCCCGGCCTGCGGGTCACCGTGATGGACCGCGAGGGCGCCCTGGCCGCCGCCCGGCGGACCATCGGCGCGGCCGGGCTGGCCGACCGGATCGCCACCCACGCCGCCGACATCTTCGCCGGCGTGTACCCGCACGGGCACGACTGCGTGCTCTTCGCCCACCAGCTCGTCATCTGGTCGGCCGAGCAGAACCTCGCCCTGCTGCGCACCGCCTACGAGGCGCTGCCGCCCGGGGGCGCGGTCCTGGTCTTCAACGCCTTCGCCGACGACGACCGGACCGGCCCCCTGTACGCGGCGCTGGACAACGTCTACTTCTCCACCCTGCCCTTCCGCGACTCCACGCTCTACCGGTGGGAGGAGTGCGAGGGCTGGCTGCGCGAGGCCGGGTTCACCGACGTGCGCCGCACCGCGGGCACCGGGTGGACACCGCACGGTGTGGTGAGCGGGCGCCGTCCGGAGCACTGA
- a CDS encoding winged helix-turn-helix transcriptional regulator has translation MAGLGAARQSPGCPSRPIPDQIADKRSMMVMAGLEKPTRFNEIKRRLEGVTQRVLTQTLRRLERNGMVVRRVLPTSRSGSSTPSPRWVNRGGSRSADCTTGRSKTRMRFGSAKRNTTGAFKNGESQG, from the coding sequence GTGGCGGGTCTGGGCGCCGCGCGCCAGTCCCCGGGCTGCCCCAGCCGCCCGATTCCCGACCAGATCGCCGACAAACGGTCGATGATGGTGATGGCGGGCCTGGAGAAACCCACGCGGTTCAACGAGATCAAGCGCCGCCTTGAGGGCGTGACCCAGCGGGTCCTGACCCAGACCCTGCGCCGCCTGGAGCGCAACGGGATGGTCGTGCGCCGCGTGCTGCCGACCTCGCGGTCGGGGTCGAGTACTCCCTCACCCCGCTGGGTGAATCGCGGCGGGAGCCGTTCGGCCGACTGTACGACTGGACGGTCGAAAACGCGGATGAGATTCGGGAGCGCCAAAAGGAATACGACCGGCGCGTTCAAAAACGGTGAATCGCAGGGGTGA
- a CDS encoding GlxA family transcriptional regulator, producing the protein MFVARRVVIAVFPDVDLLDVTGPAEVFSLANRVAPGKAGYEVRLAGPAAGEVRTSAGVRLVADLLFDGVDGGIDTLVVPGAVDMTERGPRARVDPGIVAWVRATAPRARRVASVCVGAHVLAAAGLLDGRSATTHWSTAAQLAADHPEVAVDPDPIFVRSGNGRLWTGAGISACLDLALALVAEDLGEDTALAVARQLVMYLKRQGGQSQFSVPLSRPPSASRAIDDLLLWIAEHLDADLSVEALADRMCLSTRHFARVFKQETGTGPAAYVEAARVEAARRLLETTDEPLDRVAAAAGLGSAETLHRAFRRRLATTPAAYRRRFRVRAA; encoded by the coding sequence ATGTTCGTCGCACGCCGTGTTGTCATCGCGGTCTTCCCCGACGTCGACCTCCTCGACGTCACCGGCCCGGCCGAGGTCTTCTCCCTGGCCAACCGGGTGGCCCCCGGGAAGGCCGGCTACGAGGTGCGCCTGGCCGGGCCCGCGGCCGGGGAGGTGCGGACCTCCGCCGGCGTGCGGCTGGTGGCCGACCTCCTCTTCGACGGCGTCGACGGAGGCATCGACACACTCGTGGTGCCCGGCGCGGTCGACATGACCGAGCGCGGCCCGCGGGCCCGGGTCGATCCCGGGATCGTGGCGTGGGTGCGCGCCACCGCCCCCCGCGCCCGGCGCGTGGCGTCGGTGTGCGTGGGCGCGCACGTGCTGGCGGCGGCCGGACTGCTCGACGGCCGGTCGGCGACCACGCACTGGTCCACCGCCGCCCAGCTCGCCGCCGACCATCCGGAGGTCGCCGTCGACCCCGACCCGATCTTCGTCCGGTCCGGCAACGGGCGGCTGTGGACCGGAGCCGGGATCAGCGCCTGCCTGGACCTCGCGCTCGCCCTGGTGGCCGAGGACCTGGGCGAGGACACGGCCCTGGCGGTGGCCCGGCAACTGGTGATGTACCTCAAGCGGCAGGGCGGGCAGAGCCAGTTCTCCGTGCCGCTGAGCCGGCCGCCCTCGGCCTCGCGGGCCATCGACGACCTGCTGCTGTGGATCGCCGAGCACCTCGACGCCGACCTGTCCGTGGAGGCGCTGGCCGACCGGATGTGCCTGAGCACACGGCACTTCGCCCGCGTCTTCAAGCAGGAGACCGGCACCGGCCCCGCCGCCTACGTCGAGGCCGCCCGGGTCGAGGCGGCCCGGCGGCTGCTGGAGACCACCGACGAGCCGCTCGACCGGGTCGCGGCCGCCGCCGGACTCGGCTCGGCGGAGACCCTGCACCGGGCGTTCCGCCGGCGGCTCGCCACCACGCCCGCGGCCTACCGGCGCCGCTTCCGCGTCCGGGCGGCCTGA
- a CDS encoding isochorismatase family protein codes for MSTTHASATLREVNHLDGGPARLGDSVLVMVDFQNTYRTGVMALEKAEEAIAAGARLLARARAEGTPVVHVMHDGGEGTPYDIRADIGAISDEVAPAPGEPVVVKGFPNSFHRTDLEAALAGAGAAPGGGGNLVIAGFMTHMCVNYTAQGAFNRGYRATVVAEATATRALPAPDGTVVPAAVLQTAALTGIGDLFAVVVPTVEALPR; via the coding sequence ATGAGCACCACCCACGCGTCCGCCACCCTCCGCGAGGTCAACCACCTGGACGGCGGGCCGGCCCGGCTCGGCGACTCCGTGCTGGTCATGGTCGACTTCCAGAACACCTACCGCACCGGCGTCATGGCCTTGGAGAAAGCCGAGGAGGCGATCGCGGCGGGCGCCCGCCTGCTGGCGCGTGCCCGCGCCGAGGGGACGCCCGTCGTCCACGTGATGCACGACGGCGGCGAGGGCACCCCCTACGACATCCGCGCCGACATCGGCGCCATCAGCGACGAGGTCGCCCCGGCACCCGGCGAGCCGGTCGTGGTCAAGGGGTTCCCCAACTCCTTCCACCGCACCGACCTGGAGGCGGCCCTGGCCGGCGCGGGCGCGGCCCCCGGCGGCGGGGGCAACCTGGTGATCGCGGGCTTCATGACCCACATGTGCGTGAACTACACGGCCCAGGGCGCCTTCAACCGCGGATACCGCGCCACCGTGGTCGCCGAGGCCACGGCGACCCGCGCCCTGCCCGCCCCCGACGGCACGGTCGTGCCCGCCGCCGTCCTCCAGACCGCCGCCCTGACGGGAATCGGCGACCTGTTCGCCGTGGTCGTCCCCACGGTCGAGGCGCTGCCCCGCTGA
- a CDS encoding ABC transporter permease produces MGRLLLMWRLVTRDLRRRPGEAAVFMAAVTAATAALALGLMVDNAVTTAYMNTRAATAGPDMTAITTAADPGELAGRIAAAQGVGSLTDPIPAFSTVVGAHGDTARSSVEGRERAPSPVDRPLVTSGTWVRPGGAVVERGFAEVLGVGVGDRVTIAGRDYPVVGIAISAAAPVYPWSDQAQGPGPTDWGGRIWLTIADARTAAQDAEALVVHLVHLRLTDPDAAADWDTTLFAPYNTSGVWVNTRTWEGVLDTNLVMVKDAQPALAVGGSLLAVAACVTLAALTAIRAARDHRRAQRLKAVGAGPRTVAAVLLAQYLLLTAAAAGLGLAIGTLAAPALAHPSPGLLSTVGPPSAAVVVTVVGLALAVVLVSTLDPVLHAARTGTAAGLAETARLRTRRSRLTALTAYLPTPLLLGVRLMARRPGRAVLSAVGMAATGVMVSALLTFRSAWGTVELPPAMAAVNNRTAEVLLGVTVAVVALSALNTVILGWSGAVQARRALGISRTLGATPGQVVAALCTAHLLPAVPALVVGLPAGIVLYRAFSEFWVVPPRPWLFAAALAVLSAAAVLTALPAWRHARVPAGRALNAEAA; encoded by the coding sequence GTGGGACGCCTGCTGCTGATGTGGCGCCTGGTCACCCGCGACCTGCGCCGCCGCCCCGGCGAGGCCGCGGTGTTTATGGCCGCGGTCACCGCCGCGACCGCCGCGCTGGCCCTCGGCTTGATGGTCGACAACGCCGTCACCACCGCCTACATGAACACCCGCGCGGCCACCGCGGGCCCCGACATGACCGCCATCACGACGGCCGCCGACCCCGGCGAGCTGGCCGGACGCATCGCGGCCGCGCAGGGCGTGGGCAGCCTGACCGACCCGATCCCCGCGTTCTCCACCGTGGTCGGGGCCCACGGCGACACCGCGCGCTCCTCGGTGGAGGGGCGCGAGCGCGCGCCGTCCCCGGTGGACCGGCCGCTGGTGACGTCGGGGACCTGGGTCCGCCCGGGCGGCGCGGTGGTGGAGCGCGGCTTCGCCGAGGTGCTCGGCGTGGGTGTCGGCGACCGCGTCACCATCGCCGGGCGGGACTACCCGGTCGTCGGCATCGCCATCAGCGCGGCGGCCCCGGTCTACCCGTGGAGCGACCAGGCCCAGGGCCCCGGGCCGACCGACTGGGGCGGCCGGATCTGGCTCACCATCGCCGACGCCCGCACCGCCGCGCAGGACGCCGAGGCGCTCGTCGTGCACCTGGTCCACCTCCGGCTGACCGACCCCGACGCCGCCGCCGACTGGGACACCACCCTGTTCGCCCCGTACAACACGAGCGGCGTCTGGGTCAACACCCGCACCTGGGAGGGTGTGCTGGACACCAACCTGGTCATGGTCAAGGACGCCCAGCCCGCCCTGGCCGTCGGCGGCTCGCTGCTGGCCGTGGCCGCCTGCGTCACCCTCGCCGCCCTCACGGCGATCCGGGCCGCCCGCGACCACCGGCGGGCCCAACGCCTCAAGGCGGTCGGCGCCGGCCCCCGCACCGTGGCCGCCGTGCTGCTGGCGCAGTACCTGCTGCTGACCGCCGCGGCCGCCGGGCTCGGCCTGGCGATCGGCACCCTGGCCGCGCCGGCGCTGGCCCATCCCAGCCCCGGGCTGCTCAGCACCGTCGGTCCGCCCTCCGCCGCCGTCGTCGTCACCGTGGTGGGCCTGGCCCTCGCGGTCGTGCTGGTGAGCACGCTCGACCCCGTCCTGCACGCCGCGCGCACCGGCACCGCGGCCGGGCTGGCCGAAACGGCGCGCCTGCGCACGCGCCGCTCCCGGCTGACCGCCCTGACGGCCTACCTGCCCACCCCGCTGCTCCTCGGCGTCCGGCTGATGGCCCGCCGGCCCGGCCGCGCGGTCCTGAGCGCCGTGGGCATGGCCGCCACCGGTGTCATGGTGAGCGCGCTGCTCACCTTCCGCAGCGCCTGGGGCACCGTGGAACTGCCGCCCGCCATGGCGGCGGTGAACAACCGAACCGCCGAGGTGCTGCTGGGCGTCACCGTCGCGGTGGTGGCGCTGTCCGCGCTGAACACGGTGATCCTCGGCTGGAGCGGCGCGGTGCAGGCGCGGCGCGCCCTGGGGATCAGCCGCACCCTGGGTGCGACGCCCGGACAGGTCGTGGCGGCGCTGTGCACCGCGCACCTGCTGCCGGCGGTGCCCGCGCTCGTGGTGGGCCTGCCGGCCGGGATCGTCCTGTACCGGGCCTTCAGCGAATTCTGGGTGGTTCCGCCGCGGCCGTGGCTGTTCGCGGCCGCGCTCGCGGTCCTGTCGGCCGCCGCCGTGCTGACCGCCCTGCCCGCCTGGCGGCACGCCCGCGTCCCCGCCGGTCGCGCCCTCAACGCCGAAGCGGCCTGA
- a CDS encoding ABC transporter ATP-binding protein, whose amino-acid sequence MTQDAPRDSGRPRRPGAPHPPGGPHRPGAAPAPGRRTGAAAEPALRAVGLSRTYGRGESAVWAVDGIDLDVPTGQTLAVTGPSGCGKSTLLQLFGGLDRPTDGEVWLGGRRIDRLGERALARLRRRAVGFVFQAFHLMDELTAAENVELPALLAGASPRTARARAAALLDRVGLTDRARHLPAKLSGGQRQRVAIARALVNEPLVVLADEPTGNLDSAATHDVLRLFDELRAAGQTLVMVTHDERVAATADRVVSMRDGMLADDTRLAAAGGRGRRDGRTTHLGALLGWEG is encoded by the coding sequence ATGACACAGGACGCGCCGCGAGACAGCGGCCGGCCGCGGCGGCCGGGCGCGCCGCACCCCCCGGGCGGGCCGCACCGGCCGGGCGCGGCGCCCGCGCCCGGCCGCCGGACCGGCGCGGCGGCCGAACCCGCGCTGCGGGCGGTGGGCCTGTCGCGGACCTACGGCCGGGGCGAGAGCGCGGTGTGGGCCGTCGACGGGATCGACCTCGACGTCCCCACCGGGCAGACCCTCGCCGTGACCGGGCCCAGCGGCTGCGGCAAGTCGACCCTGCTGCAGCTGTTCGGCGGGCTGGACCGGCCCACCGACGGCGAGGTGTGGCTGGGCGGGCGGCGCATCGACCGCCTCGGCGAGCGGGCGCTGGCCCGGCTGCGGCGGCGCGCCGTCGGATTCGTCTTCCAGGCGTTCCACCTGATGGACGAGCTGACGGCGGCGGAGAACGTCGAACTGCCCGCGCTGCTCGCCGGCGCGTCACCGCGTACCGCCCGCGCCCGCGCCGCCGCGCTCCTCGACCGGGTCGGCCTCACCGACCGGGCCCGCCACCTGCCCGCGAAGCTGTCCGGCGGGCAGCGGCAGCGGGTCGCCATCGCGCGCGCCCTGGTCAACGAACCGCTGGTGGTGCTGGCCGACGAGCCCACCGGAAACCTCGACAGCGCCGCGACGCACGACGTCCTGCGCCTCTTCGACGAACTGCGCGCGGCCGGCCAGACCCTGGTCATGGTCACCCATGACGAACGTGTCGCCGCCACGGCCGACCGCGTGGTCTCCATGCGCGACGGCATGCTGGCCGACGACACCCGCCTGGCGGCCGCCGGCGGCCGCGGCCGCCGTGACGGCCGCACCACCCACCTGGGCGCCCTCCTGGGCTGGGAGGGCTGA
- a CDS encoding PadR family transcriptional regulator, translated as MQDVVLALLAKEPSHGYDLRMRLAAALGPLGESLNAGQVYVTLTRLEKAGLVLQEREDAPVRGPRRKVYALTPAGRERIAAWMAEDVGPRADVAEFHLKLVAAAESGLADPLALVRARRQELMRGLAEAQRAALAHDANSEAGLLLEGVALRLQADLRWLEACARTWSARAPRGNGGGDA; from the coding sequence GTGCAGGACGTGGTGCTGGCGCTGCTGGCGAAGGAGCCCTCTCACGGCTACGACCTGCGCATGCGGTTGGCGGCCGCGCTCGGGCCGCTGGGTGAGTCGTTGAACGCGGGGCAGGTCTATGTGACCCTCACCCGGCTCGAAAAGGCGGGACTGGTCCTCCAGGAGCGCGAGGACGCGCCGGTGCGCGGGCCGCGCCGCAAGGTGTACGCGCTGACCCCGGCCGGGCGGGAGCGGATCGCCGCGTGGATGGCCGAGGACGTCGGGCCCCGGGCCGACGTGGCGGAGTTCCACCTCAAGCTGGTGGCCGCCGCCGAGTCGGGATTGGCCGATCCGCTCGCGCTCGTGCGCGCACGGCGCCAGGAGCTGATGCGCGGCCTGGCGGAGGCCCAGCGTGCCGCCCTCGCTCACGACGCGAACTCGGAGGCCGGACTGCTGCTGGAGGGCGTCGCCCTGCGGTTGCAGGCCGACCTGCGCTGGCTGGAGGCGTGCGCGCGGACCTGGTCCGCGCGCGCCCCCCGTGGAAACGGCGGAGGAGACGCATGA
- a CDS encoding MerR family transcriptional regulator, whose protein sequence is MRIGAVAERTGLSLRTIRYYGEVGLVEPSARSRGGFRLYTEDDVERLLLIKRMKPLDFSLEETRDLLEVLDGLENPATPAADRAALAQRLDMFEDAAAARCRALREQLDVAEEFAGRLRAQHDRHRAIAADG, encoded by the coding sequence CTGCGGATCGGCGCGGTCGCCGAGCGCACCGGGCTGTCACTGCGGACCATCCGCTATTACGGCGAGGTCGGCCTGGTGGAGCCATCGGCCCGCTCGCGCGGGGGGTTCCGGCTCTACACCGAGGACGACGTGGAGCGGCTGCTGCTGATCAAGCGGATGAAACCGCTGGACTTCAGCCTGGAGGAGACCCGCGACCTCCTGGAAGTCCTGGACGGACTCGAAAACCCCGCCACCCCGGCCGCCGACCGGGCGGCCCTGGCCCAGCGGCTCGACATGTTCGAGGACGCCGCCGCGGCCCGGTGCCGGGCGCTGCGGGAGCAACTGGACGTGGCCGAGGAGTTCGCCGGGCGGCTGCGCGCCCAGCACGACAGGCACCGCGCGATCGCCGCGGACGGCTAG
- a CDS encoding spermidine synthase: MGVRFRELDWRPTRMGDISLRRRWDPMFKKDVYEIKLDDDFLMSSLFTAAEVELARLALREVALPPGPPEQPLDVAVGGLGLGCTAQAVLEDPRVRTLVVVEALAEVIEWHERGLVPAGAALTADTRCRLEHGDFFDLAARAEGLDPRAPHRLFHAVVVDIDHSPRHVLHPDHAAFYRTEGLRRLRRNLHPGGVFALWSNDPPDARFLAALQAVFAAARAETVTFPNPLQEREAANTVYLARTGAA, encoded by the coding sequence GTGGGCGTGCGTTTCCGGGAACTGGACTGGCGGCCGACCCGCATGGGCGACATCAGCCTGCGGCGCCGCTGGGACCCGATGTTCAAGAAGGACGTGTACGAGATCAAGCTCGACGACGACTTCCTGATGTCGAGCCTGTTCACGGCGGCGGAGGTCGAGTTGGCGCGGCTGGCGCTGCGGGAGGTCGCCCTGCCGCCCGGACCGCCCGAGCAGCCGCTGGACGTGGCGGTGGGCGGGCTGGGGCTGGGCTGCACCGCGCAGGCGGTGCTGGAGGACCCCCGGGTCCGCACGCTGGTGGTGGTGGAGGCGCTGGCCGAGGTGATCGAGTGGCACGAGCGGGGGCTCGTCCCGGCCGGTGCGGCCCTCACCGCCGACACCCGGTGCCGGCTGGAGCACGGCGACTTCTTCGACCTGGCCGCGCGCGCGGAAGGGCTCGACCCGCGGGCGCCGCACCGGCTGTTCCACGCCGTCGTCGTGGACATCGACCACTCGCCGCGGCACGTGCTGCACCCCGACCACGCCGCGTTCTACCGCACCGAAGGGCTGCGCCGCCTCCGGCGGAACCTCCACCCCGGCGGCGTGTTCGCGCTGTGGTCCAACGACCCGCCCGACGCGCGCTTCCTGGCGGCCCTCCAGGCGGTCTTCGCGGCGGCCCGCGCCGAAACCGTCACCTTCCCCAACCCGCTTCAGGAGCGCGAGGCCGCCAACACCGTCTACCTCGCCCGCACCGGGGCCGCGTAG